The following are encoded in a window of Impatiens glandulifera chromosome 5, dImpGla2.1, whole genome shotgun sequence genomic DNA:
- the LOC124940403 gene encoding auxin-responsive protein SAUR71-like, with protein sequence MKKLIRRLSASSQYLLLRSDGGEVSGSKSRRSKVRSSDIVPVGHIPLYVGDEMERFVVSADLLNHPIFVMLLNKSAQEYGYEQIGVLRIPCHVLVFERILEALRIGDESPVVQELLNSLSNEFLECRVC encoded by the coding sequence ATGAAGAAACTTATTCGCCGTCTTTCCGCCTCCTCACAGTATTTGCTACTCCGATCCGACGGCGGCGAAGTATCCGGTTCAAAATCGCGTCGATCAAAAGTCCGATCATCTGATATAGTACCGGTAGGACATATTCCTTTATACGTCGGCGATGAGATGGAACGGTTCGTTGTAAGTGCCGATCTACTTAATCATCCTATATTCGTTATGCTTCTCAATAAATCAGCTCAAGAATACGGTTACGAACAGATTGGCGTGCTTCGTATTCCTTGTCATGTACTTGTTTTCGAGAGAATTTTGGAAGCGTTACGAATTGGTGATGAATCTCCGGTTGTTCAGGAACTTCTTAATTCACTCTCGAATGAGTTTCTTGAGTGCCGCGTATGTTGA
- the LOC124939538 gene encoding uncharacterized protein LOC124939538, producing the protein MATDISYMNRIIDQYKKESADTTTKFTTAPPMITRDFLGGGGAAAERISLDEDNKHISTELEKDNIEICKFPGTLSLSMDSNYQKCNQIAPKKQLINDLGIVSTTSVYQSVCTLDNVKLALDRVEKETSKKRLITGHQKSSHVDSSLSSFATGCPNCNFYVMISKNNPKCPRCNALVRCPIAMKKPRFDLNLSI; encoded by the exons atggCCACTGATATTAGCTATATGAATCGGATCATAGATCAATATAAGAAGGAATCCGCTGATACCACCACCAAGTTCACCACGGCGCCGCCCATGATCACTAGAGACTTCCTCGGCGGCGGTGGTGCCGCCGCCGAAAGAATATCGTTAGACGAGGATAATAAACATATTTCCACCGAG tTGGAGAAAGACAATATAGAAATATGTAAATTTCCGGGCACTCTATCATTATCAATGGATAGTAACTACCAGAAATGCAACCAAATAGCTCCAAAGAAGCAACTCATTAACGACTTAGGGATTGTTTCGACGACTTCAGTTTACCAAAGTGTGTGCACTCTTGACAACGTGAAGTTGGCACTAGACAGAGTCGAGAAAGAAACGAGCAAGAAGCGTTTGATTACAGGACATCAGAAATCATCTCACGTTGATTCAAGTTTATCATCATTTGCAACCGGTTGTCCAAATTGCAACTTCTATGTTATGATATCCAAGAACAATCCAAAGTGTCCGCGATGCAATGCTCTTGTTCGATGTCCGATCGCGATGAAAAAACCCCGTTTTGATCTTAATTTgtctatataa